The DNA sequence GCTTCTCCGGGGCATACGGATGCCACGTCGCCGCCCTTGAGCCATGACGGGGTACGCACGCGAAGATCGCCGTTGAGTTCATGAATGGCATGCGGCCTGATGTGAGCATTGAAATACTCCCGGCCGTCGTAATAGAACATGCCGTCCGGCAGCTTCTGGTACGTGAGCGACCAGTTATACCCCGACGGTCGCATCTCGACATGACAGCCATTCGCGCGGAGATTCGAGACGAGCAGGGCGAATCGATCATTCGACGGGAACACGGGGAAATAATCGCCGCCGCCCACCCACGGGGCGACCTTTTCCCATCCCCAAATGCCGACGATGAGCGGAACATCCGCCGGGAAATTGCGTTTCCAGTAATTCATCACCCACTGTTCGATACGCTCAGGCGTTGCGAGCCAGGGGCGATTGCTCGGACCGCCCATGGTACAGTCGAATTGCACGCTCGCAGCACCCGCTTTCATCCATGCGGGAATATCCGTCCGCTTTGCGTACGTAGTCGCGCACCACGGCTGCGAAAGCGCCCATTCCTTGTACACATCGGCCGCCGCACGCCAATCGGATGAAGCGATGGCCGAAGTTACGACATCGTAGGGCAGCGAATACTCGTGTTGTGCATGACACAGGTGCTTGAATGAAAGTTCGGCATGATCGGGACGACGGAGCTCAAGCTGCTTCGGATATCCCGCGCCGTCGTATGCGGCGATGTAGATGCCGCCCGCATCGTCGTAGCAATATCCGAACTGTGCCGCAAGCGTTCCCGGCTGCTGGAATTCCCATCGGCCGTTCGTCGGGAGCGATGCGGTCATGCGAACGCCGCCTTTCGGGGAAGCGGCGATGAACCTGTCGTCATCGAGGGATGAACCCATCGGCGATGCGAGCGCGATGACAGGATAGCGCACCTCGGTAAGGATGTACGGCTCAGGAAAGGCAGCCGATATATGCCAGCGCACAAGCGTATCCTTCTGCGATACACCGGCAGTACAGATCACTTTGATCTGCGGTTCGGAAAATTCAAAGGTCAAACGGACGGATGGATCGCTTTTTACCATCGCTGCGGCGCACGACGCTTGCGCACTTTCAAGCGTGAGCGTTTTAGCGCCGTCGAGGAAGGTGAGCGTGAAAAGAGAACCTGGGCCGGGGGAAAGTTCAGCTGCTCCGCGTATCGATGTTACGGCACCGCGTGTCTTATCGATTGCCACGGCTATCGATCCGTTCTCGAGAACGATGTCATTTCCCCGCTCAGAGACCGATGCGGCGAACATGCTGAAGCAAACGAAGGATACAGCGATGAGGTGAGATGTGTGGAGCGTGCGTGTGCTATCGCCCGTTGTATTCATACGCCTTCCTTATGGTGCCGCCTTTCTCTACATTCGCCACAAGCATGCGCTCATAGCTCGTATCGACCTCTCGCGTTACCGCCCGAAGCAGCGTATAGCGATATTTCGCTGCGAGCTCATTGCGGCCGGCATGCATACCCGTGAGCATTTTTATACGCTGTGCGCCGGATATCTTCTCGTCATTGAAGATGCTCCGCCGAAAATCCTTGGTGACCGAAAGATAATCCTTGTATCCCCGGGCAAGATAGTACGGGGTGAATTCATCGCGGAGCTTTTCGAACGACAGCTCGCCTATCTGCAGAAGCGCATAGAGCTGGCTCCATTTGATTATCGATTCCCCGCCGATATTGAGGTTCATGCCCGGCGTCACGCCATCGACATGCGGTGTTATGGACGCAAGTATGCCTTCCCCCGGCGCGCCTTTTATGCATGGTATCCAGCCGGTCATTCTGTTGAGTTTTATATTGTTGTTCTTTTCAAGGAGGAAGAGGAGAAAATCGATGGCCGCGCGCTTGCGGTCAGGATCGCTGTCCGGCGTATCGCAGCCGAACCACGTCCCGCTCACTGCATTCTCGTAGCCGGGGCCCTCGAAAACGTTCGCGGCGATATCGTTCTGTCCCGGGAACGGGAAATCGAAGACGCCTATCTCAAATCCGTTATCGCGGCCCTGTTCGACGAGAATGTTCACATCGCCCGTCCATGAGGGTATGAACACCGCGCGCTTCTGGATGAACAGAAGCACCGCATCATCGCGATTGAGGCCGGTGTAACCCGGCGAACAGTTGCTCCCGACGGCGGCGACCATGGCGAATTTTGCGCGGTATGACGGATGATCGAGCGTGATAAGCTCGCTCTTCATGCCGATGTACTGCTCAACGGCGCTGATGCCGCAGTCGTGATTGAAATCGATGACCTCGCGCGCCTTGCTCGTGATCGGCTGAAAGAAATTATTCTCGAGTATATGCGCCATGTGAAAGCTCGAATTCGCTATCGGCACGCATGTATTCGTTTTTATCATTTCGCAGGCGGCGATGAATTCTCCGAATGTCTTCGGCGGAACATCCGAGCCGGTGAATTTCTTCAACAGTGTTTTGTTGTACACCATGCGCGTCAGATGCATCGTAATGCCGACCGTCATGTACTCCTGAAGATCGGGATAGTAGCAGGCGCGAAGCCCGTCCTTGGTGGTGTCGCGCAGGGACAGATCCCTGAATTCGTTGCCCGCATTGTACGGGTTCGGTGCATTGATATATTCGGTCAGCGGCGTGAAATAGCGCATGAAATAGCTGATAAGGAGATTGTACGGCACATAGCCTATCTGTATGAGATCGGGCGGCGCACCGCCGACCATCTGCGTGCTGAACCACTGGCCGTAAGTATTGTAGGGAACTCCGATCTGTATTATCCGAACGTTCGGATGGAGCTTTCGATATTCCTTTGCGATAAGGTCGATGCCGTCGCGAAAGCCCGGCTCAAGCTGCCAATGCGCGATGCGTACGGTTATGGTGCGCGACTTCGCTGAGCGAGGCAAACGAATTTTCATACCCGGTGTCGGGGCATCCTTCTCGGTAATATCGGGGTAGTTCTCATTACAGAGCGCGTCGACCGTCGTTTGGTGGTTCGATGCTATCTCTACCAGCGAATCGCCCGGACGCACCGTATAGTATCTGTCCTCATCATCGTTCTGATTGATATACACGATGAAAGCGGAAACGCAGAATGCCAGGGCAATGATGATGAACCCGAAGCGTTCCCGCAGGAATCGTATGGCGTGTGACAACATGAGCGTCTCCTCCTGGTTTTTCATCAGTATACACTATTCTGTTAAAAAATTATCGATCCGCCTTTTGCAAGAAGCGACCGCACTTTACCCGCA is a window from the Spirochaetota bacterium genome containing:
- a CDS encoding DUF6259 domain-containing protein, yielding MNTTGDSTRTLHTSHLIAVSFVCFSMFAASVSERGNDIVLENGSIAVAIDKTRGAVTSIRGAAELSPGPGSLFTLTFLDGAKTLTLESAQASCAAAMVKSDPSVRLTFEFSEPQIKVICTAGVSQKDTLVRWHISAAFPEPYILTEVRYPVIALASPMGSSLDDDRFIAASPKGGVRMTASLPTNGRWEFQQPGTLAAQFGYCYDDAGGIYIAAYDGAGYPKQLELRRPDHAELSFKHLCHAQHEYSLPYDVVTSAIASSDWRAAADVYKEWALSQPWCATTYAKRTDIPAWMKAGAASVQFDCTMGGPSNRPWLATPERIEQWVMNYWKRNFPADVPLIVGIWGWEKVAPWVGGGDYFPVFPSNDRFALLVSNLRANGCHVEMRPSGYNWSLTYQKLPDGMFYYDGREYFNAHIRPHAIHELNGDLRVRTPSWLKGGDVASVCPGEAWTQHWWNNDVCAPLARLGVEIIEVDQNVGGRFAFCYANGHAHPSGPGKWMTDVFSKQLRSMQSTIRTIEPGVVVGFEEPNELFNGIAGIQDYRDCEFPNEWASVFNYLYHEYLPTFQASAGNNIVWMAHGFADGQMPRIGPSSRSLTGDTPTNHTLLSRWVELYHGEGRPYLLFGRMLRKPPMSCAQITAAKRTVPALMHNAFRSPDGSEAVIIVNASEEKQSGVLTWKGKERRIELERGGAELIR
- a CDS encoding extracellular solute-binding protein gives rise to the protein MLSHAIRFLRERFGFIIIALAFCVSAFIVYINQNDDEDRYYTVRPGDSLVEIASNHQTTVDALCNENYPDITEKDAPTPGMKIRLPRSAKSRTITVRIAHWQLEPGFRDGIDLIAKEYRKLHPNVRIIQIGVPYNTYGQWFSTQMVGGAPPDLIQIGYVPYNLLISYFMRYFTPLTEYINAPNPYNAGNEFRDLSLRDTTKDGLRACYYPDLQEYMTVGITMHLTRMVYNKTLLKKFTGSDVPPKTFGEFIAACEMIKTNTCVPIANSSFHMAHILENNFFQPITSKAREVIDFNHDCGISAVEQYIGMKSELITLDHPSYRAKFAMVAAVGSNCSPGYTGLNRDDAVLLFIQKRAVFIPSWTGDVNILVEQGRDNGFEIGVFDFPFPGQNDIAANVFEGPGYENAVSGTWFGCDTPDSDPDRKRAAIDFLLFLLEKNNNIKLNRMTGWIPCIKGAPGEGILASITPHVDGVTPGMNLNIGGESIIKWSQLYALLQIGELSFEKLRDEFTPYYLARGYKDYLSVTKDFRRSIFNDEKISGAQRIKMLTGMHAGRNELAAKYRYTLLRAVTREVDTSYERMLVANVEKGGTIRKAYEYNGR